One genomic window of Arachis hypogaea cultivar Tifrunner chromosome 8, arahy.Tifrunner.gnm2.J5K5, whole genome shotgun sequence includes the following:
- the LOC112707773 gene encoding F-box protein AFR produces MAVLENANTKIKSKNNNKNNIIEEPLIPGLPNEIAELCLLHLPYPCQSLARAVSSSWNRAITNPSFQQCKKTLSRPYLFLFSFHKLTRKFYCHLLDHRTRSSTAAARWFTLPLPPSPITFYGKLLTIAGTMRFVTLIFGTAMSQWSSALAGTFFAEEGENGKIVAVHGGASLGAKIYDAESDTWRNGAIVEVENEVASFEAVENEGKVFVTEGWRWPFTVIPRGWVYDTRSDTWQGMGIGMREGWSGVAVAVAGRIFRIPEYGDGDVKVYEERSDTWRMVRGRFPREKVKRPLKAKGLDGKMYVAGCGLNVAIGSVVSLCGEGGKRQRQEEGRNDSVCIELKWEVVEAPGGFRELEACHCQVLYA; encoded by the coding sequence atgGCAGTACTCGAAAACGCGAACAccaagatcaaaagcaagaacaacaacaagaacaatatcATAGAGGAGCCACTGATTCCGGGGCTACCTAACGAAATTGCAGAGCTATGTCTTCTTCATCTTCCGTACCCATGCCAATCACTAGCACGAGCTGTTTCATCTTCATGGAACAGAGCCATAACTAACCCGTCGTTTCAACAATGCAAGAAAACACTCTCTCGCCCTTACCTCTTCCTCTTCTCGTTCCACAAACTAACCAGAAAGTTCTATTGCCACCTCCTCGACCACCGTACGCGTTCTTCTACCGCCGCTGCTAGATGGTTCACGCTTCCGCTGCCGCCGTCGCCGATCACGTTCTACGGTAAACTCCTCACCATAGCCGGAACAATGCGTTTTGTAACTCTTATCTTTGGCACCGCGATGAGCCAGTGGTCGTCGGCGTTGGCGGGGACATTCTTTGCGGAGGAGGGGGAAAACGGAAAAATCGTGGCGGTTCATGGAGGCGCGAGCCTGGGCGCGAAAATCTACGATGCGGAGAGTGACACGTGGCGGAACGGGGCGATAGTGGAGGTTGAGAATGAGGTTGCGTCTTTTGAGGCAGTGGAAAACGAAGGGAAGGTGTTCGTCACGGAAGGGTGGAGGTGGCCGTTTACGGTGATCCCGAGGGGTTGGGTGTACGATACGCGAAGTGACACGTGGCAAGGAATGGGGATAGGGATGAGGGAAGGGTGGAGCGGGGTGGCGGTTGCGGTGGCGGGAAGGATTTTTAGGATCCCGGAGTACGGGGATGGGGATGTGAAGGTTTACGAGGAGAGGAGTGACACGTGGCGGATGGTGAGAGGGCGGTTTCCGAGGGAGAAGGTGAAAAGGCCGTTGAAGGCGAAGGGATTGGATGGGAAGATGTACGTGGCGGGGTGTGGGTTGAATGTGGCGATTGGTAGCGTGGTTTCATTATGTGGAGAAGGAGGGAAACGACAACGACAGGAAGAGGGACGAAACGACAGTGTGTGTATAGAGTTGAAGTGGGAGGTCGTGGAAGCGCCTGGGGGATTTCGTGAATTGGAGGCGTGTCATTGCCAGGTGCTGTATGCTTAG